One Thauera sp. K11 DNA window includes the following coding sequences:
- a CDS encoding PoNe immunity protein domain-containing protein yields the protein MEDIKTNFLERRRQPFLTEGFYKTWVRETFEIRRRVTAEELADPTLSPLGRKYMLEGHASETTNLLHLRYTAGEPIEKLRGDLDEVVEAWEAFAKAAGVIGTQPAGSIFGFGYRSEYLPAVLLVGLTILLRREDLLPRIDALSFSFRGVDAVYEELVSPFIPGRGFVDTWYHAEPYTEALDAIDSNDPNEQSALMKEAVERWYASNEGMPFHGTHKDIDDEGHGGYFGYWCFELAALCYLKNIDDSRFRNHLTYPKDLVDFARAYRAEPDRQPPPEPGAATFQVLSARPGEPCPREGVWFAVHLRGKEIRMRQGETMPGPEIGPSGAVTWYFKGP from the coding sequence ATGGAAGACATCAAGACCAATTTCCTCGAACGCCGCCGTCAGCCGTTTTTGACGGAAGGGTTTTATAAGACCTGGGTGCGGGAAACCTTTGAGATTAGGCGGCGGGTGACGGCTGAAGAACTGGCCGATCCTACATTGTCGCCATTAGGCAGAAAATACATGCTCGAAGGCCACGCCTCCGAGACCACCAACCTGCTGCACCTCCGCTACACGGCGGGCGAGCCGATCGAGAAACTCCGGGGCGATCTGGATGAAGTCGTCGAAGCGTGGGAAGCCTTTGCCAAAGCCGCGGGCGTCATCGGCACACAACCCGCGGGATCGATTTTCGGATTTGGTTATCGCTCAGAATACCTGCCTGCGGTGTTGCTGGTGGGTCTCACCATTCTGCTGCGACGCGAGGACTTGTTGCCTCGAATCGACGCTCTGTCTTTCAGCTTTCGAGGGGTTGACGCCGTTTATGAAGAACTGGTGTCCCCCTTTATTCCCGGTCGCGGTTTTGTAGACACGTGGTATCACGCCGAGCCATACACCGAGGCCCTCGACGCCATCGACAGCAACGATCCCAACGAGCAAAGCGCCTTGATGAAGGAAGCGGTGGAAAGATGGTACGCCTCAAATGAAGGAATGCCGTTCCACGGCACCCACAAGGACATCGACGACGAGGGGCATGGCGGGTACTTCGGCTACTGGTGCTTCGAACTGGCGGCGCTGTGCTACCTGAAGAACATCGACGACAGCCGTTTCCGGAATCACCTGACCTACCCGAAGGATCTGGTCGATTTTGCCCGAGCCTACCGGGCCGAGCCGGATCGGCAGCCGCCACCGGAACCCGGCGCAGCCACTTTTCAGGTTCTTTCGGCCCGCCCCGGTGAGCCCTGCCCGCGGGAAGGCGTGTGGTTCGCCGTCCACCTCCGCGGCAAGGAAATACGGATGCGGCAGGGCGAAACCATGCCCGGGCCGGAGATCGGCCCCTCCGGCGCCGTCACCTGGTATTTCAAGGGGCCGTGA
- a CDS encoding PoNe immunity protein domain-containing protein — MEDIKTNFLERRRQPFLTEGFYKTWERETFEIARPITAKELADPKLSPLGRKCMLEGHASETTNLLHLRYTAGEPIEKLRGDLDEVVEAWEAFAKAAGVIGTQPAGSIFGFGYRSEYLPAVLLAGLTILLRREGLLPRIDALCFGFHGADAIYEELISPFIPGRGFVNAWYHDEPYTAALNAIDSTDPAEQSALMKEAVERWYAANEGLPFHGTHKDIDDEGHGGYFGYWCFELAALCYLKDIDDSRFRNHVTYPKDLVDFARTYRAEPDRQPPPEPGAAAFQVREGRFDAGGSATLEDVPIGAATVYYGETSQTAPPATPESGKPSLGFRIAEDLAEIGLSVRDSEQIDACPAQLTERHHADQVDLQDFPGDVDQAVALGTLPFLEQAIDIYDTAYAAYDLHHSQNGSAEQREEACFNMVMAVVGWIPGPGDGIKKTLKTVNRDPERYAPLLLDAMRHTLYQAGHKVNPQAFLMESLDAGFIRSLIEGARTEVANSEIFGRRPASVRQDMLQGLDLAMANIPMIVSVVEQRVKRWLERVPKNSAAITKQATAQPGSHSDGLSRKPEMTLFYHYPDLCPVSGAPYRVVFADGQVREGLLDAEGSATLKDVPIGMATVYYGETSQTARPATPEFGPPALGFMIEEDLADLGIDARGGEQIDACLAQLTERHHG; from the coding sequence ATGGAAGACATCAAGACCAATTTCCTCGAGCGCCGCCGTCAGCCGTTCCTGACGGAAGGGTTCTATAAGACTTGGGAGCGGGAAACGTTTGAGATTGCAAGGCCGATAACGGCAAAAGAACTGGCAGACCCTAAATTGTCGCCATTAGGCAGGAAATGCATGCTCGAAGGCCACGCCTCCGAGACTACCAACCTGCTGCACCTCCGCTACACGGCGGGCGAGCCAATCGAGAAACTCCGGGGCGATCTGGATGAAGTCGTCGAAGCGTGGGAAGCCTTTGCCAAAGCCGCGGGAGTCATCGGCACACAACCCGCGGGATCGATTTTCGGATTCGGTTATCGTTCGGAATACCTGCCTGCGGTGTTGTTGGCGGGTCTCACCATTCTGCTTCGGCGCGAGGGCTTGCTGCCCCGGATCGACGCTCTGTGTTTCGGTTTTCATGGGGCCGACGCGATCTATGAGGAGTTGATCTCGCCCTTTATTCCTGGGCGAGGTTTCGTGAACGCCTGGTATCACGACGAGCCGTACACCGCGGCACTCAACGCGATTGACAGCACAGATCCCGCTGAGCAAAGCGCCTTGATGAAGGAAGCGGTGGAAAGATGGTACGCCGCAAACGAAGGGCTACCGTTCCACGGCACCCACAAGGACATCGACGACGAGGGGCACGGCGGGTATTTCGGCTACTGGTGCTTCGAACTGGCGGCGCTGTGCTACCTGAAGGACATCGACGACAGCCGCTTCCGGAATCACGTGACCTACCCGAAGGATCTGGTCGATTTTGCACGGACCTACCGGGCCGAGCCGGATCGGCAGCCGCCACCGGAACCCGGCGCAGCCGCCTTTCAGGTTCGGGAAGGCCGGTTCGACGCCGGAGGCAGCGCCACGCTCGAGGACGTTCCGATCGGCGCAGCGACGGTTTATTACGGCGAAACCAGCCAGACCGCCCCGCCGGCAACGCCGGAATCCGGCAAACCCTCCCTTGGTTTCAGGATTGCGGAAGATCTCGCGGAGATCGGCCTGTCCGTCCGCGACTCGGAACAAATCGATGCCTGCCCGGCGCAACTGACGGAGCGACACCATGCTGATCAAGTGGATCTGCAGGATTTTCCGGGCGATGTCGACCAGGCGGTGGCGCTAGGCACGCTGCCCTTTCTCGAGCAGGCCATCGACATCTACGACACGGCCTACGCTGCCTACGACCTGCATCACAGCCAGAACGGCTCGGCCGAGCAGCGGGAAGAAGCGTGCTTCAACATGGTGATGGCGGTGGTCGGCTGGATACCCGGGCCGGGAGACGGAATCAAGAAAACCCTGAAGACGGTCAACCGGGACCCGGAGCGCTACGCCCCGCTGCTGCTCGACGCGATGCGCCACACGCTCTACCAGGCCGGCCACAAGGTGAATCCTCAGGCGTTCCTGATGGAAAGCCTCGACGCGGGGTTCATCCGCTCCCTGATCGAAGGCGCCCGGACGGAGGTCGCGAACTCCGAGATATTCGGCCGCCGCCCGGCATCGGTACGGCAGGACATGTTGCAGGGCCTCGATCTGGCCATGGCGAACATTCCCATGATCGTCAGCGTCGTGGAACAGCGGGTGAAACGCTGGCTGGAACGGGTTCCGAAGAACTCGGCGGCGATCACCAAGCAGGCGACGGCCCAGCCGGGGAGCCATTCCGACGGCCTGAGCCGAAAGCCGGAGATGACGCTCTTTTACCACTATCCCGATCTCTGCCCGGTCAGCGGTGCGCCCTACCGGGTCGTGTTTGCCGACGGGCAGGTTCGGGAAGGGCTGCTCGATGCCGAAGGCAGCGCCACACTCAAGGACGTTCCAATCGGCATGGCGACGGTTTACTACGGCGAAACCAGCCAGACTGCCCGACCGGCAACCCCGGAATTCGGCCCCCCCGCCCTGGGCTTCATGATCGAGGAAGACCTCGCAGATCTCGGCATCGATGCCCGCGGCGGAGAACAGATCGATGCCTGCCTGGCGCAACTGACGGAGCGGCACCATGGGTGA
- a CDS encoding PoNe immunity protein domain-containing protein: MGENFLERRRQPFLTEGFYKIWERETFEIAFPMRKQRLADPELPIDIRKSTLRGQASQIKNLLHLRYTAGEPIEKLRDDLDEVVEAWETFAKAAGVIGAKPEGSIFGFGYRSEYLSAVLLVGLTILLRREDLLPRIDALFLGFQGADAIYEELISPFIPGRGFVNAWYHDEPYTPALDAIDSDDPAEQSTLMKEAVERWYASNEGMPFHDTHKDIDDEGHGGYFGYWCFELAALCYLKDIDDGRFRNHVTYPKDLVDFARAYQAEPDRRPPPASGAAALQVLSARPGEPCPQEGMWYAIHLRGKEIRMRQGETMPGPEIGPSGAVTWYFKGL, translated from the coding sequence ATGGGTGAGAATTTTCTTGAACGTCGACGTCAGCCATTTTTGACGGAGGGGTTCTATAAGATTTGGGAACGGGAAACGTTTGAGATTGCATTCCCGATGCGCAAGCAACGACTTGCTGACCCTGAACTGCCGATTGATATACGTAAATCCACATTAAGGGGCCAAGCATCTCAAATCAAGAATCTCCTTCATCTCCGCTATACAGCAGGCGAGCCCATAGAGAAGCTCCGGGACGATCTGGATGAAGTCGTAGAAGCGTGGGAAACCTTCGCCAAAGCCGCGGGCGTCATCGGCGCGAAACCCGAAGGATCGATTTTCGGATTTGGTTACCGCTCGGAATACCTGTCGGCAGTGCTATTGGTGGGGCTGACCATCCTGCTTCGGCGCGAGGATTTGTTACCTCGTATCGATGCGCTTTTCCTAGGGTTTCAAGGGGCGGACGCGATCTATGAGGAGTTGATCTCGCCCTTTATCCCTGGACGCGGTTTCGTGAACGCCTGGTATCACGACGAGCCGTACACCCCGGCCCTCGACGCCATCGACAGCGACGACCCCGCCGAACAGAGCACCTTGATGAAGGAGGCGGTGGAAAGATGGTATGCCTCCAATGAAGGTATGCCGTTCCACGACACCCACAAGGACATCGACGACGAGGGGCACGGCGGGTACTTCGGCTACTGGTGCTTCGAACTGGCGGCGCTGTGCTACCTGAAGGACATCGACGACGGCCGCTTCCGGAATCACGTGACCTACCCGAAGGATCTGGTCGATTTCGCGCGCGCCTACCAGGCCGAGCCGGATCGGCGGCCACCACCTGCATCCGGCGCAGCCGCCCTTCAGGTTCTTTCGGCCCGCCCCGGCGAGCCATGCCCGCAGGAGGGCATGTGGTACGCCATCCACCTCCGCGGCAAGGAAATACGGATGCGGCAGGGCGAAACCATGCCCGGGCCGGAGATCGGCCCCTCCGGGGCCGTCACCTGGTATTTCAAGGGTCTGTGA
- a CDS encoding PAAR domain-containing protein, which produces MSRTVIVVGDMTTHGGRVISGSPTDSLDGRAIARLGDLVDCPQRYPGSKPHGINKIIEGDPDWTLDGIPVALSGHKTECGCALIGSRPDSVG; this is translated from the coding sequence ATGAGCAGAACAGTCATCGTCGTCGGCGACATGACCACGCATGGCGGCAGGGTCATCAGCGGATCGCCCACGGACAGTCTGGACGGCAGAGCCATCGCCCGCCTGGGAGACCTGGTCGATTGTCCGCAACGCTATCCCGGCAGCAAGCCGCACGGCATCAACAAGATCATCGAAGGCGATCCGGACTGGACGCTGGATGGCATCCCTGTCGCCTTGTCAGGCCACAAGACGGAATGTGGCTGCGCCTTGATCGGCAGCCGTCCCGATAGCGTGGGGTGA
- the tssL gene encoding type VI secretion system protein TssL, long form, which produces MADSEVPIQFIEDEESPSGSQANRATTPSTGPEGNRPATSSNERATDGRGRSSEKPLLDPEPDVEERLGYILSARNPLLQASIPLLRMLAEMPDNLPADHEAMPVFRKLLEQEVMTFQSLCDKASLRREHVITARYCLCTAVDEAASSTAWGASGVWAEYSLAQRFHQDVEGGRKFFLLIGRLAEQPQEHIDLLEVMYRILCMGFEGQYATESDGARKLEAVRHRLYTILHAAQGPVDPALSPNLWAEADKLFKPLYSIPVWVTASVLGLVVLAFFAWHKYWLVQETNRVVAQIEAIAKMAVPPASPPTARLRLAELLRDEIAAGRVTVKDEAFRSSVVFRGDDMFLPAQARVSPRIVATLDRLAAEIAKVPGRVVVTGHSDGQPIKTPEFPSNQVLSEKRATAVAAHLAGKGVGKARLETLGKGDTEPLADNATPAGRARNRRVEVVVAQ; this is translated from the coding sequence ATGGCTGACAGCGAAGTACCGATTCAATTCATCGAGGATGAAGAAAGCCCATCCGGGTCGCAGGCAAACCGGGCAACAACGCCTTCGACTGGTCCGGAAGGCAATCGCCCCGCAACCAGTAGCAACGAGAGGGCCACAGATGGTCGTGGCCGCTCTTCGGAGAAGCCGCTCCTCGATCCGGAACCGGACGTGGAAGAGAGACTGGGATACATCTTGTCAGCCCGGAATCCTCTGCTGCAGGCATCCATTCCGCTCCTGCGCATGCTGGCGGAAATGCCGGACAATTTGCCCGCCGACCATGAAGCGATGCCTGTCTTTCGGAAACTGCTCGAACAGGAAGTCATGACGTTCCAGAGCCTGTGCGACAAGGCCAGTCTGCGCCGCGAGCATGTGATCACCGCGCGCTATTGCCTGTGTACGGCCGTGGATGAAGCTGCCAGCAGCACGGCGTGGGGCGCTTCGGGCGTATGGGCGGAATACAGCCTCGCCCAGCGCTTTCACCAGGACGTGGAAGGCGGGCGCAAATTCTTTCTGCTGATCGGCCGATTGGCCGAGCAGCCGCAGGAACACATCGATCTGCTGGAGGTGATGTACCGCATCCTCTGCATGGGCTTCGAGGGGCAGTACGCCACCGAATCCGACGGTGCCCGCAAACTGGAAGCGGTGCGCCACCGCCTCTACACCATCCTCCATGCGGCCCAGGGGCCAGTCGATCCGGCGTTGTCGCCGAACTTGTGGGCCGAGGCGGACAAGCTGTTCAAGCCCTTGTACAGCATCCCGGTGTGGGTGACGGCCAGCGTGCTCGGATTGGTCGTGCTCGCGTTCTTTGCCTGGCACAAGTACTGGCTGGTGCAGGAGACCAACCGGGTGGTGGCCCAGATCGAGGCCATCGCCAAGATGGCGGTGCCGCCTGCATCGCCGCCCACAGCGCGCCTGCGGCTTGCCGAACTGCTCCGGGACGAGATCGCGGCGGGCAGGGTCACGGTCAAGGACGAGGCTTTCCGCAGCAGCGTGGTGTTCCGCGGCGACGACATGTTCCTGCCGGCGCAGGCGAGGGTATCGCCCAGGATCGTCGCCACCCTCGACCGTCTGGCGGCGGAGATCGCCAAGGTGCCGGGCAGGGTGGTCGTCACCGGCCATTCGGACGGCCAGCCGATCAAGACGCCGGAATTCCCTTCCAACCAAGTGCTGTCGGAAAAGCGGGCCACCGCCGTTGCCGCCCATCTGGCGGGCAAGGGCGTCGGCAAGGCGCGGCTGGAAACGCTGGGCAAAGGCGATACCGAACCGCTGGCGGACAACGCGACGCCTGCCGGCCGCGCCCGCAACCGCCGGGTGGAAGTGGTGGTGGCGCAGTGA
- the trhP gene encoding prephenate-dependent tRNA uridine(34) hydroxylase TrhP codes for MPPPSPLRRPELLAPAGSLDMMRTAFAYGADAVYAGQPRYSLRVRNNGFGRLDVLAAGIEEARAAGKSFYLVANIYPHNAKVRTFDEDMAPVIAMKPDALIMADPGLIMMVRERWPDVDIHLSVQANTTNHASVRFWQSVGVKRIILSRELSLDEVAEIRDACPDMELEVFVHGALCIAYSGRCLLSGYFNHRDPNQGTCTNSCRWDYKLHEAAENGTGDVQTCGGAPIGNPREAGAVGTATRGGQDAALGRGLGGGPRHVGGSKVWLLEEGTRPGELMPIEEDEHGTYILNSRDLRAIEHVQRLVGIGVDSLKIEGRTKSPYYAARASQSYRRAIDDALAGRAFDTRLLGELEGLASRGYTDGFYQRHHTPEHQNYLRGHSESGRSLLVGEVVGFDAARGLAEVEVKNRFAQGDRLEFVLPGGNREAVAERIENADGEALALVPGSGRRVWLPLPDGASPGEPCYIARFI; via the coding sequence ATGCCCCCGCCGTCTCCGCTCCGCCGTCCCGAACTGCTCGCCCCCGCCGGCTCGCTCGACATGATGCGCACCGCCTTCGCCTACGGCGCGGACGCGGTCTATGCCGGCCAGCCGCGCTACTCGCTGCGCGTGCGCAACAACGGCTTCGGCCGCCTGGACGTGCTCGCCGCCGGCATCGAGGAGGCCCGCGCCGCCGGCAAGTCTTTCTACCTGGTGGCCAACATCTACCCGCACAACGCCAAGGTCCGTACCTTCGACGAGGACATGGCGCCCGTCATCGCGATGAAGCCCGACGCGCTGATCATGGCCGACCCCGGCCTCATCATGATGGTGCGCGAGCGCTGGCCGGACGTGGACATCCACCTGTCGGTGCAGGCCAACACGACGAACCATGCGTCGGTGCGCTTCTGGCAGTCGGTGGGGGTCAAGCGCATCATCCTGTCGCGCGAGCTGTCGCTGGACGAAGTCGCCGAGATCCGCGACGCCTGCCCGGACATGGAGCTGGAAGTGTTCGTGCATGGCGCGCTGTGCATCGCCTATTCCGGCCGCTGCCTGCTGTCGGGCTACTTCAACCACCGCGACCCCAACCAGGGCACCTGCACCAATTCGTGCCGCTGGGACTACAAGCTGCACGAGGCCGCCGAGAACGGCACCGGCGACGTGCAGACCTGCGGCGGCGCGCCGATCGGCAATCCGCGCGAGGCCGGCGCGGTGGGCACGGCCACGCGCGGCGGGCAGGATGCGGCCCTGGGGCGGGGGCTGGGCGGCGGCCCCCGCCACGTCGGCGGCAGCAAGGTGTGGCTGCTGGAGGAAGGCACCCGGCCCGGCGAACTGATGCCGATCGAGGAAGACGAGCACGGCACCTACATCCTGAATTCGCGCGATCTGCGCGCGATCGAGCATGTGCAGCGGCTGGTGGGAATCGGCGTGGATTCGCTGAAGATCGAGGGCCGCACGAAGAGTCCCTACTACGCCGCGCGCGCCAGCCAGAGCTATCGCCGCGCGATCGACGACGCGCTGGCCGGCCGGGCCTTCGACACCCGATTGCTGGGCGAACTGGAAGGGCTGGCGAGCCGCGGCTACACCGACGGTTTCTACCAGCGCCACCACACGCCGGAACACCAGAACTACCTGCGCGGCCATTCGGAATCGGGCCGCAGCCTGCTGGTGGGCGAGGTGGTGGGGTTCGATGCGGCGCGCGGGCTGGCCGAGGTGGAGGTGAAGAACCGCTTCGCGCAGGGCGACCGGCTGGAATTCGTGCTGCCGGGCGGCAACCGCGAGGCGGTGGCGGAGCGCATCGAGAATGCGGACGGCGAGGCGCTGGCGCTGGTGCCGGGCAGCGGGCGCCGGGTGTGGCTGCCGCTGCCGGACGGCGCGTCGCCGGGCGAGCCCTGCTATATCGCGCGTTTCATCTGA
- a CDS encoding ABC-F family ATPase yields the protein MLVAANITMQFGAKPLFENVSVKFGDGNRYGLIGANGAGKSTFMKILCGLLESSAGNVSKDPHERMAYLRQDQFAYEDMRVLDVVMMGHEEMWTCMQEKDAIYANPEATEEDYMHAAELEGRFAEYDGYTAESRAGELLLGVGIGTELHDGPMKNVAPGWKLRVLLCQALFANPEILLLDEPTNNLDINTIRWLEDVLNNRDCTMVIISHDRHFLNQVCTHMADLDFGTITIYPGNYDDYMEASTLARERQSAANARAKEKIQDLQEFVRRFSANKSKAKQATSRLKLIEKLKPEDVKPSSRQYPWIRFEYDEKDKLHRLACEVDNISFGYEGMEGPLIDRFSIAIEAGERVAIIGENGVGKTTLMKLLVGELAPQKGQVKWAEKAKPGYYAQDHSAEFASDASLTEWIADYSRITAAATGEDNETLMRGTLGRLLFSGDEVKKSVRVISGGEQGRMLFGKLMLSRPNVLLMDEPTNHLDMESIESLNSGLDKFTGTLIFISHDREFVSSLATRIIEIKLDRRIIDYRGTYEEYLAKYVFGGSDA from the coding sequence GTGCTCGTCGCCGCCAACATCACGATGCAATTCGGGGCCAAGCCCCTCTTCGAAAACGTCTCCGTCAAGTTCGGCGACGGCAACCGCTATGGCCTCATCGGCGCCAACGGCGCCGGCAAGTCGACCTTCATGAAGATCCTGTGCGGCTTGCTCGAATCCTCCGCCGGCAACGTGTCGAAGGACCCGCACGAGCGCATGGCCTACCTGCGCCAGGACCAGTTCGCCTACGAAGACATGCGCGTGCTCGACGTGGTGATGATGGGCCACGAGGAAATGTGGACCTGCATGCAGGAGAAGGACGCGATCTACGCCAACCCCGAGGCCACCGAAGAAGACTACATGCACGCCGCCGAACTCGAAGGCAGGTTCGCCGAGTACGACGGCTACACCGCCGAGTCGCGCGCCGGCGAACTGCTGCTGGGCGTGGGCATCGGCACCGAGCTGCACGACGGGCCGATGAAGAACGTCGCCCCGGGCTGGAAGCTGCGCGTGCTGCTGTGCCAGGCGCTGTTCGCCAACCCCGAGATCCTGCTGCTGGACGAACCGACCAACAACCTCGACATCAACACCATCCGCTGGCTCGAGGACGTGCTCAACAACCGCGACTGCACGATGGTCATCATCTCGCACGACCGCCACTTCCTGAACCAGGTCTGTACCCACATGGCCGACCTGGACTTCGGCACGATCACGATCTACCCGGGCAACTACGACGACTACATGGAAGCGTCGACGTTGGCCCGCGAGCGCCAGTCCGCCGCCAACGCCCGCGCCAAGGAAAAGATCCAGGACCTGCAGGAATTCGTGCGCCGCTTCTCGGCCAACAAGTCCAAGGCCAAGCAGGCCACCAGCCGCCTGAAGCTGATCGAGAAGCTCAAGCCCGAGGACGTGAAGCCCTCCAGCCGCCAGTACCCGTGGATCCGCTTCGAGTACGACGAGAAGGACAAGCTGCACCGCCTCGCCTGCGAGGTGGACAACATCAGCTTCGGCTACGAAGGCATGGAAGGACCGCTGATCGACAGGTTCTCGATCGCCATCGAGGCCGGCGAGAGGGTCGCGATCATCGGCGAGAACGGCGTCGGCAAGACCACGCTGATGAAGCTGCTGGTCGGCGAACTCGCTCCGCAGAAGGGCCAGGTGAAGTGGGCCGAGAAGGCCAAGCCCGGCTACTACGCGCAGGACCACTCGGCCGAGTTCGCCAGCGACGCGAGCCTCACCGAGTGGATCGCCGACTACTCGCGCATCACCGCCGCGGCCACCGGCGAGGACAACGAGACGCTGATGCGCGGCACGCTGGGCCGCCTGCTGTTCTCCGGCGACGAGGTCAAGAAATCGGTCAGGGTGATCTCCGGCGGCGAACAGGGCCGCATGCTGTTCGGCAAGCTGATGCTGTCGCGCCCCAACGTGCTGCTGATGGACGAGCCGACCAACCACCTCGACATGGAATCGATCGAGTCGCTCAACAGCGGCCTCGACAAATTCACCGGCACGCTGATCTTCATCTCTCACGACCGCGAATTCGTCAGTTCGCTGGCGACCCGCATCATCGAGATCAAGCTCGACCGCAGGATCATCGACTACCGCGGCACCTACGAGGAATATCTCGCCAAGTACGTGTTCGGCGGCAGCGACGCCTGA